Proteins from one Mycobacterium adipatum genomic window:
- a CDS encoding acyl-CoA carboxylase subunit beta: protein MTSTIEPAAEHVPDIHTTAGKLADLRKRAEEALHPVGEDAVERVHAKGKLTARERIYALLDEGSFVELDALARHRSTNFGLEKNRPTGDGVVTGYGTIDGREVCIFSQDATVFGGSLGEVYGEKIVKVQELAIKTGRPLIGINDGAGARIQEGVVSLGLYSKIFHNNIKASGVIPQISLIMGAAAGGHVYSPALTDFVIMVDQTSQMFITGPDVIKTVTGENVTMEELGGAHTHMAKSGTVHYVASGEQDALDYVRDLLSYLPPNNYADPPRFPVPAPVGAIEDNLNDEDHELDTLIPDSPNQPYDMHEVISRILDDDEFLEVQAGYATNILIGFGRVDGRPVGIVANQPTQFAGCLDINASEKAARFIRTCDAFNVPIVLLVDVPGFLPGTDQEYNGIIRRGAKLLYAYGEATVPKITVITRKSYGGAYCVMGSKDMGADVVVAWPTAQIAVMGASGAVGFVYRQELKKAAQDGEDVDALRLELQQTYEDTLVNPYIAAERGYVDAVIPPSHTRGYVGTALRLLERKISQVPPKKHGNIPL from the coding sequence ATGACGAGCACTATCGAGCCGGCGGCAGAGCACGTACCCGATATCCACACCACGGCCGGCAAGCTGGCCGACCTGCGTAAGCGCGCCGAAGAGGCGCTGCACCCGGTCGGCGAGGACGCGGTCGAGCGGGTGCACGCCAAGGGCAAGCTGACCGCCCGTGAGCGCATCTACGCCCTGCTCGACGAGGGGTCGTTCGTCGAACTCGACGCGCTGGCCCGGCACCGCTCGACCAACTTCGGTCTGGAAAAGAACCGCCCCACCGGTGACGGCGTGGTGACCGGCTACGGCACCATCGACGGCCGCGAAGTCTGCATCTTCAGCCAGGACGCCACCGTGTTCGGCGGCAGCCTCGGCGAGGTCTACGGCGAGAAGATCGTCAAGGTGCAGGAGCTGGCGATCAAGACCGGTCGCCCGCTGATCGGCATCAACGACGGCGCCGGCGCCCGCATCCAGGAGGGTGTGGTCTCGCTCGGCCTGTACAGCAAGATCTTCCACAACAACATCAAGGCCTCCGGGGTCATCCCGCAGATCTCGCTGATCATGGGCGCCGCGGCCGGTGGGCACGTCTACTCCCCCGCGCTGACCGACTTCGTCATCATGGTCGATCAGACCAGCCAGATGTTCATCACCGGTCCGGACGTCATCAAGACCGTCACCGGCGAGAACGTCACGATGGAGGAGCTGGGCGGTGCACACACCCATATGGCCAAGTCCGGCACAGTGCACTACGTCGCCTCCGGTGAGCAGGACGCGCTGGACTACGTCCGCGACCTGTTGAGCTACCTGCCGCCCAACAACTACGCCGATCCGCCGCGCTTCCCGGTGCCCGCGCCGGTCGGTGCCATCGAGGACAACCTCAACGACGAGGACCACGAACTCGACACCCTGATCCCGGATTCGCCGAACCAGCCCTACGACATGCACGAGGTCATCTCGCGCATCCTCGACGATGACGAGTTCCTCGAGGTGCAGGCCGGCTACGCCACCAACATCCTGATCGGCTTCGGCCGGGTCGACGGCCGCCCGGTCGGCATCGTGGCCAACCAGCCCACCCAGTTCGCCGGCTGCCTGGACATCAACGCCTCCGAGAAGGCGGCGCGCTTCATCCGCACCTGCGACGCCTTCAACGTCCCGATCGTGCTGCTGGTCGACGTGCCGGGCTTCCTGCCCGGTACCGACCAGGAGTACAACGGCATCATCCGGCGCGGCGCCAAGCTGCTGTACGCCTACGGCGAGGCCACCGTCCCGAAGATCACCGTCATCACCCGCAAGTCCTACGGCGGCGCCTACTGCGTGATGGGTTCCAAGGACATGGGCGCCGATGTGGTGGTCGCCTGGCCGACCGCGCAGATCGCCGTCATGGGCGCCTCGGGCGCGGTGGGCTTCGTGTACCGCCAGGAGCTGAAGAAGGCGGCGCAGGACGGCGAGGACGTCGACGCGCTGCGCCTGGAGCTGCAGCAGACCTACGAGGACACCCTGGTGAACCCGTACATCGCGGCCGAGCGCGGTTATGTCGACGCGGTCATCCCGCCGTCGCACACCCGCGGATATGTCGGCACCGCGCTGCGGCTGCTGGAGCGCAAGATCAGCCAGGTTCCGCCCAAGAAGCACGGGAACATCCCACTGTGA
- a CDS encoding acyltransferase: protein MTGVPASADPADVARKQAAAPDLRMPPPPEWILDENNRVIDYKMQGMTRGRKIRNRLGELFFNSFITYIPSHTIRQGYLRLMGARIGKRSSILRGTTVLDIEFLTIGDGVAIGFRCLLDSRAGLYIGNNVTIASDVHFIGGGHDINHPDFLPVPIPTVVQDYVWIASRAMVLPSLIGRGAVVAAHAVVNKDVDELAIVGGVPAKVIGKRPADSLGYTNNHRPLFY, encoded by the coding sequence ATGACCGGAGTACCCGCGTCGGCAGACCCGGCAGACGTCGCCCGCAAACAGGCCGCCGCTCCCGATCTGCGAATGCCTCCGCCGCCCGAGTGGATCCTCGACGAGAACAACCGGGTCATCGACTACAAGATGCAGGGCATGACCCGCGGTCGCAAGATCCGCAACCGGCTCGGTGAGCTGTTCTTCAACAGTTTCATCACCTACATCCCGTCGCACACCATCCGCCAGGGATACCTGCGGCTGATGGGCGCCCGGATCGGCAAGCGCAGCTCCATCCTGCGCGGCACCACCGTGCTCGATATCGAGTTCCTCACCATCGGGGACGGCGTCGCGATCGGGTTCCGCTGCCTGCTCGACTCCCGCGCCGGGCTCTATATCGGCAACAACGTCACGATCGCCAGCGACGTGCACTTCATCGGCGGCGGTCACGACATCAACCACCCCGACTTCCTGCCCGTCCCGATCCCGACGGTGGTGCAGGACTACGTCTGGATCGCCAGCCGCGCGATGGTGCTGCCGTCGCTGATCGGCCGCGGTGCCGTGGTGGCCGCGCATGCCGTGGTCAACAAGGACGTCGACGAACTGGCGATCGTCGGTGGGGTGCCGGCCAAGGTGATCGGTAAGCGCCCGGCCGATTCGCTGGGTTACACCAACAATCACCGCCCGCTGTTCTACTGA
- a CDS encoding Maf family protein, giving the protein MTRLVLGSASAGRLGVLRHAGIEPVVVVSDVDEDAIIARMADAAPVTVVAALATAKAHRVVELLDADIAADCVVIGCDSMLEVDGVLRGKPGSVEAARRQWQSAAGRAGLLHTGHSVVRVRAGAVTGETARTGTTTVRFGVPGDDDLDAYLAGGEPLWVAGAFTLDGLGGWFIDGIDGDPSNVIGVSLPLLRQLLAQLGVSVAALWAANRVAG; this is encoded by the coding sequence GTGACCCGCCTGGTCCTGGGCTCGGCGTCAGCGGGTCGCCTCGGCGTGCTGCGCCACGCCGGCATCGAGCCGGTGGTCGTGGTGTCCGATGTCGACGAGGACGCGATCATCGCGCGGATGGCCGACGCCGCCCCGGTCACGGTGGTGGCGGCGCTGGCTACCGCCAAGGCCCACCGCGTCGTCGAACTTCTCGACGCCGATATCGCCGCCGATTGCGTGGTCATCGGGTGCGATTCGATGCTGGAAGTCGACGGCGTGCTGCGGGGCAAGCCGGGCAGCGTCGAGGCCGCCCGCCGCCAGTGGCAGTCCGCGGCGGGGCGGGCCGGACTGCTGCACACCGGGCACAGCGTGGTGCGGGTCCGGGCCGGTGCCGTCACCGGCGAGACCGCCCGAACGGGTACCACCACAGTGCGTTTCGGGGTTCCCGGCGATGACGATCTGGACGCCTATCTGGCCGGCGGCGAGCCGCTCTGGGTGGCCGGCGCATTCACCTTGGACGGCCTGGGCGGCTGGTTCATCGACGGTATCGACGGGGACCCGTCCAACGTCATCGGTGTGAGCCTGCCCCTGCTGCGCCAGCTGCTGGCACAGCTGGGGGTATCGGTCGCCGCGCTGTGGGCGGCCAACCGGGTCGCCGGCTGA
- a CDS encoding AMP-binding protein has protein sequence MPIAHPTRDCIAALLLDRRGDTRPGLRSRERSWSWDQVVAESAARGALGTALLADRPGAPPHIGVLLPNVAEFVFWLGGAALAGVTVVGLNPTRGPADLAAEIRLADCQLIVTDTAGAERLHALDIDTELLVIDSPAYAAAVDRHRGTPLHAEAGPDTLLLLLFTSGTTGAAKAVRCSQGRLARIAYAAVDKYGHRRDDVEYCSMPLFHGNAIMALWAPALAVGATVCLAPTFSASQFLPDVRYFGATFFTYVGKALGYLMTTPELPDDADNPLQRGFGTEASPDDQAEFRRRFGAELFEGYGSSEGGGAVTLAPDAPPGALGRPAHDGVAIVDPMTLKDCPAAVLDAGGRVLNPDAAVGEIVDKFGTRTFEGYYNNDEANAERIRHGWYWTGDLGYLDEAGFIYFAGRRGDWIRVDGENISALTIEHVLRRHPLVIAAAAFGVPDPRSGDQVMAALEVARPDQFDAAEFAAFLAAQHDLGTKGAPRLLRVSADLPVTGSNKVLKRELQQQRWHTTESVYRWAGRGTPEYRLLSRADRTALDREFAVYGRERHV, from the coding sequence GTGCCGATCGCCCACCCCACCCGCGACTGCATCGCGGCACTGCTGCTCGATCGACGCGGGGACACCCGCCCCGGACTGCGGTCCAGGGAACGCAGCTGGAGCTGGGATCAGGTGGTCGCCGAATCCGCCGCCCGCGGCGCGCTGGGCACCGCGCTGCTGGCCGACCGGCCGGGCGCGCCGCCCCATATCGGCGTGCTGCTGCCCAACGTCGCCGAGTTCGTGTTCTGGCTCGGTGGCGCGGCACTGGCCGGGGTCACCGTGGTCGGCCTCAACCCGACTCGCGGGCCGGCCGATCTGGCGGCCGAGATCCGGCTCGCCGACTGCCAACTCATCGTCACCGACACCGCTGGGGCCGAGCGCCTGCACGCGCTGGATATCGACACCGAGCTGCTGGTGATCGACAGCCCGGCCTACGCCGCGGCCGTCGACCGCCACCGCGGCACGCCGCTGCACGCCGAGGCGGGTCCCGACACCCTGCTGCTGTTGCTGTTCACCTCCGGCACCACCGGGGCCGCCAAGGCGGTCCGGTGCAGCCAGGGCAGGCTGGCCCGGATCGCCTATGCCGCGGTGGACAAGTACGGCCACCGGCGCGACGATGTCGAGTACTGCAGCATGCCGCTGTTCCACGGCAACGCGATCATGGCGTTGTGGGCCCCCGCGCTGGCCGTCGGTGCCACCGTCTGCCTGGCGCCCACCTTCTCCGCCTCGCAGTTCCTGCCGGATGTCCGGTACTTCGGGGCCACCTTCTTCACCTACGTCGGCAAGGCGTTGGGCTATCTGATGACCACCCCGGAGCTGCCCGACGATGCGGACAACCCGCTGCAGCGCGGATTCGGCACCGAGGCCTCCCCGGACGACCAGGCCGAGTTCCGTCGCCGGTTCGGCGCCGAGCTGTTCGAGGGCTACGGCTCCAGCGAGGGCGGTGGCGCGGTGACACTGGCGCCCGACGCGCCGCCGGGCGCGCTGGGCAGACCCGCCCACGACGGTGTCGCCATCGTCGACCCGATGACGTTGAAGGACTGTCCCGCAGCGGTTCTGGATGCCGGTGGACGAGTGCTCAACCCCGACGCCGCCGTCGGGGAGATCGTCGACAAGTTCGGCACCCGCACCTTCGAGGGCTACTACAACAACGACGAGGCGAACGCGGAGCGGATTCGCCACGGCTGGTACTGGACCGGCGACCTCGGCTACCTCGACGAGGCGGGCTTCATCTACTTCGCCGGACGCCGCGGCGATTGGATCAGGGTGGACGGCGAGAACATCTCGGCGTTGACCATCGAACACGTGCTGCGCCGGCACCCGCTGGTGATCGCCGCCGCCGCGTTCGGCGTACCCGACCCGCGTTCCGGGGACCAAGTGATGGCGGCGCTCGAGGTCGCCCGGCCCGACCAATTCGACGCTGCGGAGTTCGCGGCCTTCCTGGCGGCGCAGCATGACCTGGGCACCAAGGGAGCTCCACGGCTGCTGCGCGTATCGGCCGACCTTCCCGTCACCGGGTCGAACAAGGTCCTCAAACGGGAACTGCAGCAACAACGCTGGCATACAACGGAATCGGTGTACCGGTGGGCCGGCCGCGGCACCCCCGAATACCGGCTGCTGTCGCGCGCCGACCGAACCGCGCTGGATCGCGAGTTCGCCGTGTACGGAAGGGAGCGCCATGTCTGA
- a CDS encoding acyl-CoA carboxylase subunit epsilon codes for MSEASEAPVEEGTAPGTHEPHIKVLKGSPTDAELAALIGVLSAAGGGPTEPVVTEKNLWGHPVDRLRYQSHSWQRVTLLERTHLRK; via the coding sequence GTGAGCGAAGCGAGCGAGGCCCCCGTGGAAGAAGGCACCGCACCGGGCACCCATGAGCCGCATATCAAGGTGCTCAAGGGTTCCCCCACCGATGCCGAACTGGCCGCCCTGATCGGGGTGTTGTCGGCCGCCGGCGGCGGTCCGACCGAGCCGGTGGTCACCGAGAAGAACCTGTGGGGACATCCGGTGGATCGGCTGCGCTACCAGAGCCACAGCTGGCAGCGGGTGACGCTGCTGGAGCGGACGCACCTGCGCAAGTGA
- a CDS encoding FAD-binding protein — MSDPHWDETTDVLVAGSGAGGVTGAYTAAREGLEVILVEASDKFGGTTAYSGGGGMWFPCNPVLARAGVDDTLDDAWEYYHAVVGDRTPADLQETYVRGGAPLIEYLEADELLKFSLLPWPDYFGKAPKARADGMRHIAAKPWKIAAAPELREAVRGPLDADRLGHPQPQDYFVGGRALIARLLTATGRYPNTSARLNTAVVELVRSGGAVTGAIVETGGRRRAIRARRGVLLAAGGFERNDEMRARYGVPGNSRDTMGPWGNRGLAHLAGIAAGADTDLMEQAWWSPGLTHPDGSSAFALWFTGGIFVDDRGRRFVNESAAYDRLGRAVLDAMSAGTVTLPYWMVYDDREGVVPPVKATNVSMVDTERYIEAGLWRSADTLADLAAAIGVPPDGLVATVARYNDFVRRGTDEDFGRGEEPYDRAFSGGASPLVPIERGPFHAAAFGVSDLGTKGGLRTDTAARVLDTEGRVIAGLYAAGNTMAAPSGTSYPGGGNPIGTSMLFSHLAVKDMLGRSDERLREEQIRSDERLREEQGG, encoded by the coding sequence ATGTCTGACCCGCACTGGGATGAGACCACCGACGTGTTGGTCGCCGGGTCGGGGGCGGGCGGGGTGACCGGCGCCTACACCGCCGCCCGGGAAGGTCTGGAGGTGATTCTCGTCGAGGCGTCCGACAAGTTCGGGGGCACCACCGCCTACTCCGGCGGCGGCGGGATGTGGTTCCCGTGCAACCCCGTTCTGGCCCGCGCCGGGGTCGATGACACCCTCGACGATGCCTGGGAGTACTACCACGCCGTAGTCGGGGACCGCACGCCTGCGGACCTGCAGGAAACGTACGTGCGCGGCGGAGCGCCGCTGATCGAATATCTGGAAGCCGATGAGCTGCTGAAGTTTTCGCTGCTGCCGTGGCCGGACTACTTCGGCAAGGCGCCCAAGGCCCGCGCCGACGGCATGCGCCACATCGCGGCCAAACCGTGGAAGATCGCCGCCGCACCCGAACTGCGGGAAGCGGTGCGGGGCCCGCTGGACGCCGACCGCCTGGGCCACCCGCAGCCGCAGGACTACTTCGTCGGCGGCCGGGCGCTGATCGCCCGGCTGCTCACCGCCACCGGCCGGTACCCGAACACCTCCGCACGACTGAACACCGCGGTGGTCGAGTTGGTGCGCTCCGGCGGGGCGGTGACCGGCGCCATCGTCGAGACCGGCGGGCGGCGCCGGGCGATCCGGGCCCGCCGCGGGGTACTGCTGGCGGCCGGCGGCTTCGAGCGCAACGACGAGATGCGGGCCCGTTACGGGGTGCCAGGGAATTCGCGGGACACCATGGGGCCGTGGGGCAATCGCGGTTTGGCCCACCTGGCCGGCATCGCTGCCGGCGCCGACACCGATCTGATGGAGCAGGCCTGGTGGTCACCGGGTCTCACCCACCCCGACGGCAGCTCGGCCTTCGCGCTGTGGTTCACCGGTGGCATCTTCGTCGACGACCGCGGCCGGCGGTTCGTCAACGAATCGGCCGCCTACGACCGGCTGGGCCGGGCGGTGTTGGACGCGATGTCGGCCGGGACGGTGACCCTGCCGTACTGGATGGTCTACGACGATCGCGAGGGTGTCGTCCCGCCGGTGAAGGCCACCAACGTCTCGATGGTCGACACCGAGCGCTATATCGAGGCCGGACTGTGGCGCAGCGCCGACACGCTGGCCGATCTCGCCGCCGCGATCGGGGTGCCGCCGGACGGTCTGGTCGCGACGGTGGCCCGGTACAACGACTTCGTCCGCCGCGGTACCGACGAGGATTTCGGCCGTGGCGAGGAACCGTATGACCGCGCGTTCAGTGGGGGCGCCTCGCCGCTGGTGCCGATCGAGCGGGGACCGTTTCATGCTGCGGCGTTCGGGGTGTCCGACCTCGGGACCAAGGGCGGATTGCGCACCGATACCGCCGCCCGGGTGCTCGACACCGAGGGCCGGGTGATCGCCGGGCTGTACGCGGCGGGCAACACCATGGCCGCGCCCAGCGGGACCAGCTATCCCGGCGGCGGCAATCCGATCGGGACGAGCATGCTGTTCAGCCACCTCGCCGTGAAAGACATGCTAGGCAGAAGTGATGAGCGCTTGCGCGAAGAGCAGATCAGAAGTGATGAGCGCTTGCGCGAAGAGCAGGGGGGCTGA
- a CDS encoding sulfurtransferase, with protein MSLPADPDPALAAYAHPERLVTADWLSANLGRPGLAIVESDEDVLLYDTGHIPGAVKIDWHTDLNDPNVRDYIDGAQFADLMNRKGISRDDTVVIYGDKSNWWAAYALWVFTLFGHPDVRLLDGGRDLWVSNGRDTTLDVPSKPSTGYPVVERADAAIRAFREDVLDALGQEPLIDVRSPQEYTGERTHMPDYPEEGALRGGHIPTAVSIPWAKAAEDSGRFRSRADLDALYGHLTADDKTIVYCRIGERSSHTWFVLTHLLGLPNVRNYDGSWTEWGNAVRVPVAVGSEPGAAPGTR; from the coding sequence GTGTCGCTTCCTGCCGATCCAGATCCCGCCCTCGCCGCTTATGCGCATCCCGAACGCCTGGTCACCGCGGATTGGTTGTCGGCCAATCTCGGCCGCCCCGGGTTGGCCATCGTGGAGTCCGACGAGGACGTCCTGCTCTACGACACCGGCCACATCCCCGGCGCGGTGAAGATCGACTGGCACACCGACCTCAACGACCCGAACGTCCGCGACTACATCGACGGCGCGCAGTTCGCCGACCTGATGAACCGCAAGGGCATCTCCCGCGATGACACCGTGGTGATCTACGGCGACAAGAGCAACTGGTGGGCCGCCTACGCGCTGTGGGTATTCACCCTGTTCGGTCACCCCGACGTGCGCCTGCTCGACGGTGGTCGTGACCTGTGGGTGAGCAACGGGCGCGACACCACGCTGGACGTGCCGAGCAAGCCGAGCACCGGCTACCCGGTCGTCGAGCGCGCCGACGCCGCGATCCGCGCGTTCCGCGAGGACGTGCTGGATGCGCTGGGCCAGGAACCGCTGATCGATGTCCGCTCGCCCCAGGAGTACACCGGCGAGCGCACTCACATGCCCGACTACCCCGAGGAGGGCGCGCTGCGGGGCGGGCACATCCCGACCGCGGTGTCGATCCCGTGGGCCAAGGCAGCCGAGGACAGCGGGCGGTTCCGCAGCCGGGCCGACCTCGACGCGCTGTACGGCCACCTCACCGCCGACGACAAGACCATCGTCTACTGCCGCATCGGCGAACGGTCCAGCCACACCTGGTTCGTGCTGACCCACCTGCTGGGCCTGCCCAACGTCCGTAACTACGACGGGTCCTGGACCGAGTGGGGCAACGCGGTCCGGGTGCCGGTGGCCGTCGGCAGCGAACCGGGCGCGGCACCCGGCACACGATGA
- a CDS encoding glycosyltransferase: protein MPEDRSAPPHRYDGSDGPRVAIAHDYLTQRGGAEKVVLSMSKAFPDAPIYTLLYDPEGTYPEFADRDIRVSPLNRVSAFRKHHRAALPVLPFTASAMFVDADVVVTSSSGWAHGFRTNGVKLVHCHTPAHWLYAREHYLKPDGDLLKRAALKVGSPLLKSWDRRAASSVDRYLAVSTAIKHRIRDAYGIDADVLPSPIAMKPHTASEPVPELQDWATDGGAPFYLCVSRLMAYKNVDAVVGAFADTDRRLVVVGHGPEATRIERMKTPNVRMLSALTDGQMAWLYQSCRALIAASYEDFGLTPIEAAVSGRPAVVLRWGGFLDTVIEGTTGMFFDRPAADSIAEALDRFEACEFDPDKLRSHAQRFTEQRYAESLYAAVDALTAQQNPDRAG from the coding sequence GTGCCCGAGGACCGCAGCGCGCCGCCGCACCGGTACGACGGTTCCGACGGCCCGCGGGTGGCGATTGCCCACGACTACCTGACCCAGCGCGGTGGCGCCGAGAAGGTGGTGCTCTCCATGAGCAAGGCGTTCCCGGACGCCCCGATCTACACCCTGCTCTATGACCCGGAGGGCACCTACCCGGAGTTCGCCGATCGCGATATCCGGGTGTCGCCACTGAATCGGGTGTCGGCGTTCCGCAAACACCATCGAGCGGCGTTGCCGGTGCTGCCGTTCACGGCGAGCGCGATGTTCGTCGATGCCGATGTGGTGGTGACCAGCAGCAGCGGCTGGGCCCACGGTTTCCGGACCAACGGCGTCAAACTCGTGCACTGCCACACCCCGGCGCACTGGCTCTACGCCCGCGAGCACTACCTCAAACCCGACGGGGACCTGCTCAAGCGGGCCGCGCTGAAAGTCGGCTCGCCGCTGCTGAAGTCGTGGGACCGGCGCGCGGCCTCCTCGGTCGACCGCTACCTGGCCGTGTCCACGGCCATCAAGCACCGAATCCGTGATGCCTACGGGATCGACGCCGATGTGTTGCCGTCCCCGATCGCGATGAAGCCGCACACCGCCTCCGAACCGGTACCCGAACTGCAGGACTGGGCCACCGACGGGGGTGCCCCGTTCTACCTGTGTGTGTCCCGGCTGATGGCCTACAAGAACGTCGACGCGGTGGTCGGCGCCTTCGCCGACACCGACCGCCGCCTGGTGGTGGTCGGTCACGGCCCGGAGGCCACCCGGATCGAGCGGATGAAGACGCCCAACGTGAGGATGCTCTCGGCGCTCACCGACGGGCAGATGGCCTGGCTGTACCAGTCGTGCCGGGCGCTGATCGCGGCCAGCTACGAGGACTTCGGGCTGACCCCCATCGAAGCCGCGGTGTCCGGGCGACCGGCGGTGGTGCTGCGCTGGGGCGGGTTCCTGGACACCGTCATCGAGGGCACCACCGGGATGTTCTTCGACCGGCCCGCCGCCGATTCCATCGCCGAGGCGCTGGACCGGTTCGAGGCCTGCGAGTTCGATCCGGACAAGCTGCGATCACACGCCCAACGGTTCACCGAGCAGCGGTACGCGGAATCGTTGTACGCGGCCGTCGACGCATTGACCGCACAGCAGAATCCCGATCGGGCCGGGTAA
- a CDS encoding SufE family protein, with protein sequence MTLPAALAEVVGEFGAVTGQDKLQLLLEFANELPALPSHLEEAAMEPVPECQSPLFLDVDATDPEHVRLYFSAPAEAPTTRGFASILAAGLDGQSAADILAVPDDFYADLGLAALISPLRLRGMSAMLARIKRRLRAS encoded by the coding sequence ATGACCCTGCCCGCGGCGCTCGCCGAGGTCGTCGGGGAGTTCGGCGCGGTCACCGGCCAGGACAAGCTGCAGCTTCTGCTGGAGTTCGCCAATGAGCTTCCGGCGTTACCGTCGCACCTGGAGGAGGCCGCGATGGAGCCCGTCCCCGAGTGTCAGTCCCCGCTGTTCCTCGATGTCGACGCGACCGATCCCGAGCATGTGCGGCTGTATTTCAGCGCACCCGCCGAAGCGCCCACCACCCGGGGGTTCGCCTCGATCCTCGCGGCCGGCCTGGACGGGCAGTCCGCTGCCGACATCCTGGCCGTGCCCGACGATTTCTATGCCGACCTGGGCCTGGCCGCCTTGATCAGCCCGCTGCGACTGCGCGGGATGTCGGCGATGCTGGCCCGGATCAAGCGGCGGTTACGCGCGAGCTGA
- a CDS encoding Rieske 2Fe-2S domain-containing protein, protein MTEIREIDAGTSMTRFARGWHCLGLAEEFRDGQPHGVDAFGTRLVVYSDSAGAVHVLDGYCRHMGGDLSRGTVKDDNLACPFHDWRWGSDGKCALVPYAKRTPRLARTRTWPTHEVNGQLLVWHDPQRSDPPPELAPPSIEGYPEGRWSPWQWNSMLIEGSHCREIVDNNVDMAHFFYIHHAYPTFFTNVIEGHTASQFMESKPRPDYIADPDKLWDGTYLRSEATYFGPAYMINWLHNDLAPGFTVEVALINCHYPVTHNSFVLQYGVAVQQMPGLPADKAAKLASAMSRSFGEGFLEDVEIWKHKTRIDNPLLTEEDGAVYQHRRWYEQFYVDLDEVTPEMTARFELEVDTTHAFGIWEQEVNANLEKLTAR, encoded by the coding sequence ATGACTGAGATCCGGGAGATCGACGCCGGCACATCCATGACCAGGTTCGCCCGCGGCTGGCACTGCCTGGGCCTGGCCGAGGAGTTCCGCGACGGGCAGCCGCACGGTGTCGACGCGTTCGGTACCCGGCTGGTGGTCTACAGCGACTCCGCCGGGGCGGTACACGTGCTCGACGGCTACTGCCGCCACATGGGCGGTGATCTGTCCCGGGGCACCGTCAAGGACGACAACCTGGCCTGCCCGTTCCACGACTGGCGGTGGGGCAGCGACGGCAAATGCGCGTTGGTGCCCTACGCCAAGCGCACCCCGCGGTTGGCGCGCACCCGCACCTGGCCCACCCACGAGGTGAACGGTCAGCTGCTGGTCTGGCACGATCCGCAACGTTCGGACCCGCCGCCGGAATTGGCGCCGCCGTCCATCGAGGGCTACCCCGAAGGCCGGTGGTCGCCGTGGCAGTGGAATTCGATGCTCATCGAGGGCTCGCACTGCCGCGAGATCGTGGACAACAACGTCGACATGGCGCATTTCTTCTACATCCATCACGCCTACCCGACGTTCTTCACGAACGTCATCGAAGGGCACACCGCCAGCCAGTTCATGGAGTCCAAACCCCGGCCGGACTACATCGCCGACCCCGACAAGCTCTGGGACGGAACCTATCTGCGGTCGGAGGCCACCTACTTCGGGCCGGCGTACATGATCAACTGGTTGCACAACGACCTGGCCCCGGGATTCACCGTGGAGGTGGCGCTGATCAACTGCCACTACCCGGTGACGCACAACTCGTTCGTGCTGCAGTACGGCGTGGCGGTGCAGCAGATGCCGGGCCTGCCCGCCGACAAGGCCGCCAAGCTCGCCTCGGCGATGAGCCGGTCCTTCGGTGAGGGCTTCTTGGAGGACGTCGAGATCTGGAAGCACAAGACCCGCATCGACAACCCGCTGCTCACCGAGGAGGACGGCGCGGTCTATCAGCACCGCCGCTGGTACGAACAGTTCTACGTGGACCTGGACGAGGTCACCCCCGAGATGACCGCTCGCTTCGAGTTGGAGGTGGACACCACGCACGCGTTCGGCATCTGGGAGCAGGAGGTCAACGCGAACCTGGAGAAGCTGACGGCCCGCTGA